One Pseudomonas abieticivorans genomic region harbors:
- a CDS encoding class I SAM-dependent methyltransferase, producing MNDEDLSDAHILESWQHNAIAWVGAVRGGEIESRRLVTDQAVLEAVLALRPATALDLGCGEGWLTRALCAQGVKTLGVDAVPALVQAARAAGPGDYQVATYEHIAQGALSGQVDCVVCNFSLLGEDSVTTLLPALASLLTRQGHLLVQTLHPLMACGEAPYRDGWRSGSWAGFNTDFSDPPPWYFRTLESWVKLLYASGLDEVLIQEPVHPLSLKPASLILQARAARS from the coding sequence ATGAACGACGAAGATTTGTCTGACGCCCACATTCTCGAATCCTGGCAGCACAACGCAATCGCTTGGGTTGGCGCCGTGCGCGGTGGCGAGATCGAAAGCCGGCGCCTGGTCACCGACCAGGCGGTGCTTGAAGCCGTGCTCGCCCTGCGCCCCGCCACCGCCCTGGACCTGGGCTGCGGCGAAGGCTGGCTGACCCGCGCCTTATGCGCCCAAGGCGTCAAAACCCTGGGCGTGGATGCCGTGCCGGCGCTGGTCCAAGCCGCACGGGCCGCGGGCCCCGGCGACTACCAGGTTGCCACCTATGAGCACATCGCCCAAGGTGCGCTGAGCGGGCAAGTGGATTGCGTGGTGTGCAACTTCTCGCTGCTGGGCGAGGATTCGGTCACCACGCTGCTGCCGGCGCTTGCCAGCCTGTTGACCCGGCAAGGCCACCTGCTGGTGCAAACCCTGCACCCTTTGATGGCCTGCGGCGAGGCGCCCTACCGCGATGGGTGGCGATCGGGCTCATGGGCCGGCTTCAATACCGACTTCAGCGACCCACCGCCTTGGTACTTCAGAACCCTGGAGAGCTGGGTCAAGTTGCTTTACGCCAGCGGCTTGGACGAGGTCTTGATTCAAGAGCCTGTGCACCCGCTCAGCCTCAAGCCTGCCTCGTTGATCCTTCAGGCGCGAGCGGCAAGGTCCTGA
- a CDS encoding ATP-binding protein encodes MAHTKVPLPPEEALRIEALEHLQILDTLPETSFDDIVELATTLCGTPIALVSLVDSERQWFKACVGLDVRQTPRDQAFCAHAILVPEALLMVEDATLDPRFNANPLVLGAPFIRFYAGAPVLAANGQALGTVCVIDTVPRSLTASQANGLQALARQASALLQLRTLSLAREQQARDLSRKVIEALGDNEQAHSALRHNQRVAAVGQLTSGIIHDFNNLLQTLTATLQLLQLRAERPGEVGKLTGIGLQAVAHGAKLIAQLLAYSRKGGVELEPVSVCERIEANREVLKRVLGSSISLHFDLAWAPCQVLCDGTQLEAALLNMLVNSRDAIDGAGRIHIATRLSDVAGDAQLADGRYLVLSVTDSGAGMSATVLAQVFEPFFTTKAAGKGTGLGLSQVYGFALKADGTARVRSEPGNGTEVALWLRTLPLAPEGSTRQA; translated from the coding sequence ATGGCCCATACCAAGGTTCCGCTGCCGCCCGAAGAAGCGTTGCGCATTGAAGCGCTCGAGCACCTGCAGATCCTCGATACCCTGCCCGAAACCTCGTTCGACGACATTGTCGAACTGGCCACGACATTGTGTGGCACGCCCATTGCGTTGGTATCTCTGGTAGACAGCGAGCGGCAATGGTTCAAGGCCTGCGTGGGCCTGGACGTGCGCCAAACCCCGCGCGACCAGGCCTTCTGTGCCCACGCCATCCTGGTGCCCGAGGCATTGCTGATGGTGGAGGATGCCACCCTTGATCCGCGCTTCAATGCCAACCCGTTGGTGCTGGGCGCCCCCTTTATTCGGTTCTATGCCGGCGCGCCGGTTTTGGCGGCCAATGGGCAGGCCTTGGGCACGGTCTGTGTGATCGACACCGTGCCGCGCAGCCTCACCGCAAGCCAGGCCAACGGCCTGCAGGCGTTGGCCCGGCAGGCCTCGGCGTTGCTGCAATTACGCACCTTGAGCCTTGCCCGCGAGCAACAGGCCCGTGACCTGTCGCGCAAGGTGATCGAGGCGCTGGGCGATAACGAACAGGCGCACTCGGCGCTCAGGCATAACCAACGGGTCGCGGCGGTCGGCCAGTTGACCAGCGGCATCATTCACGACTTCAACAACCTGTTGCAGACCCTCACCGCCACCTTGCAACTGCTGCAACTGCGCGCCGAGCGTCCTGGTGAGGTGGGCAAGTTGACCGGCATCGGTTTGCAGGCCGTGGCCCACGGCGCCAAGCTGATCGCGCAACTGCTGGCCTATTCGCGCAAGGGTGGGGTGGAGCTTGAGCCAGTGTCGGTGTGCGAGCGCATCGAGGCTAACCGCGAGGTGCTCAAACGGGTGTTGGGCTCGTCGATCTCGCTGCACTTCGACCTGGCCTGGGCACCCTGCCAGGTTCTGTGTGACGGTACGCAACTGGAAGCGGCGCTGCTGAACATGCTGGTCAATTCCCGTGACGCCATCGATGGGGCTGGGCGTATCCACATCGCGACCCGGCTGAGCGACGTGGCGGGCGATGCGCAGTTGGCGGATGGTCGCTACTTGGTGTTGAGCGTGACCGACAGCGGCGCTGGCATGTCGGCGACGGTGCTGGCACAGGTATTCGAGCCGTTTTTTACCACCAAGGCGGCGGGCAAGGGCACCGGGCTTGGTTTGTCCCAGGTTTATGGTTTTGCATTGAAGGCCGACGGTACGGCGCGGGTACGCAGTGAGCCGGGCAATGGCACCGAAGTGGCATTGTGGCTCAGGACCTTGCCGCTCGCGCCTGAAGGATCAACGAGGCAGGCTTGA
- a CDS encoding DUF3833 domain-containing protein, giving the protein MFKRLLLLMCLCLASCSSVDVQQYRTQQPTLDVRQFFTGHLEAWGIFQKRSGEVVKRFHVVMQGRSEGENLILHEDFTYSDGTRQTREWTLRPDGPNRWRGTAGDVVGEALGETAGNTLHWRYVLSLPVDGKVHDVTLDDWMYQLDDHTMANRSYMSKFGVEVGQISLFFRKLP; this is encoded by the coding sequence ATGTTCAAGCGTCTATTGCTATTGATGTGTCTGTGCCTGGCCAGTTGCAGTTCGGTTGACGTGCAGCAGTACCGCACGCAGCAGCCGACCTTGGATGTTCGCCAGTTTTTCACCGGCCACCTGGAAGCCTGGGGCATCTTCCAAAAGCGCTCCGGGGAGGTGGTCAAGCGCTTTCATGTCGTGATGCAGGGGCGCAGCGAGGGTGAGAACTTGATCCTGCACGAGGACTTCACCTACAGCGATGGCACCCGACAGACCCGTGAATGGACCTTGCGCCCCGACGGCCCGAACCGTTGGCGCGGCACCGCAGGCGATGTGGTGGGCGAGGCACTGGGCGAAACCGCTGGCAACACCCTGCATTGGCGCTACGTGTTGAGCTTGCCGGTGGACGGCAAGGTGCACGACGTGACGCTGGACGACTGGATGTACCAACTGGACGATCACACCATGGCCAATCGTTCGTACATGAGCAAGTTCGGCGTCGAGGTGGGGCAGATCTCGCTGTTTTTCCGCAAGCTGCCTTAA
- a CDS encoding class I SAM-dependent methyltransferase, with the protein MNPDALATLEHHLTAALSPAPAETRRLFHGRGRRWPGLEQVTVDWMQGVLLVSLFKEPQTEHLAGLKTLLLNLAESATWHTAGGQSLLLQHRYLLESTTELIAGVAVEDREIVEGGLRYLVDFGRKQNTGLFLDMRYGRDWVRDNAAGKRVLNLFSYTCGFSVAAIAGGAEHVVNLDMARAALSRGRDNHRLNHHELDRVTFLGHELFKSWGKVKKTGPYDLVIIDPPSFQKGSFVLTKDYQRVLSRLPELLTEHGTVLACVNDPAIGPHFLIEGVAAAAPELTFKERLANPPEFADIDPEGGLKALVFTR; encoded by the coding sequence ATGAACCCAGACGCCCTTGCCACACTTGAACACCACCTGACCGCCGCCTTGAGCCCCGCCCCCGCCGAAACCCGCCGCCTGTTCCACGGCCGTGGCCGCCGCTGGCCGGGCCTGGAGCAAGTGACCGTGGACTGGATGCAGGGCGTATTGCTGGTATCGCTGTTCAAAGAGCCGCAAACCGAGCACCTGGCAGGGCTCAAGACCTTGCTGCTGAACCTGGCCGAGTCGGCCACCTGGCACACTGCGGGTGGTCAAAGCCTGCTGTTGCAGCACCGGTACTTGCTGGAAAGCACCACCGAGCTGATCGCCGGGGTGGCGGTGGAGGATCGCGAAATCGTCGAGGGCGGCCTGCGTTACCTCGTCGATTTCGGTCGCAAGCAAAACACCGGGTTGTTTTTGGACATGCGCTACGGCCGCGACTGGGTGCGCGACAACGCGGCAGGCAAGCGGGTGCTCAACCTGTTTTCCTACACGTGCGGGTTTTCGGTGGCCGCCATTGCCGGCGGCGCCGAGCACGTGGTCAACCTGGACATGGCCCGTGCCGCACTGAGCCGTGGCCGTGACAACCACCGCCTGAACCATCACGAGTTGGACCGGGTAACCTTTCTGGGTCACGAACTGTTCAAGTCGTGGGGCAAGGTCAAAAAAACCGGTCCTTACGACCTGGTCATCATCGACCCGCCGTCATTTCAGAAAGGCAGCTTCGTACTGACCAAGGACTACCAGCGCGTACTCAGCCGCCTGCCGGAACTGTTGACCGAGCACGGTACCGTGCTGGCATGCGTGAATGATCCAGCGATTGGCCCCCACTTTTTGATCGAGGGCGTTGCCGCGGCCGCACCTGAGCTGACCTTCAAGGAGCGCCTGGCCAACCCGCCGGAGTTTGCCGACATCGATCCTGAGGGTGGGTTGAAGGCGCTGGTGTTTACGCGATAG
- a CDS encoding EF-hand domain-containing protein, with translation MSKDILADKADTIFTRTDAAVKGYVTEDDFIAVAKKNLEKYKEAPDSSKAVALIESFKSLWRAYLSNLATPQATKLSREEFRASFKKHKQNKVFDKVLVPLYRNLFDVIDTDGDGQLSVHEFSVLTAVNLAQAKQAFKEIDVDGDGHISREEYLSAFKAFCESSEPTSTGNLLFKG, from the coding sequence ATGAGCAAAGATATTCTGGCGGACAAAGCTGATACAATATTTACACGCACGGATGCCGCTGTTAAAGGCTACGTGACTGAAGATGATTTCATTGCTGTCGCTAAAAAAAATCTTGAGAAATATAAGGAGGCACCCGACTCATCGAAGGCTGTGGCATTGATCGAAAGTTTCAAGAGCCTTTGGCGAGCGTACCTGTCAAATCTGGCTACGCCTCAGGCGACGAAGTTGTCACGTGAGGAATTTCGGGCTTCATTTAAAAAGCATAAACAAAATAAAGTCTTTGATAAGGTCCTTGTTCCATTGTATCGAAACCTTTTCGATGTTATCGATACTGATGGTGATGGTCAGTTGAGTGTTCATGAGTTTTCCGTTTTGACCGCTGTCAACTTGGCTCAAGCAAAGCAGGCGTTCAAGGAAATAGATGTCGATGGCGACGGTCATATTTCACGCGAAGAGTACTTGAGCGCATTCAAAGCCTTCTGTGAAAGTTCAGAACCAACAAGTACGGGCAATTTGTTATTCAAAGGCTAG
- a CDS encoding DJ-1/PfpI family protein produces MTLNIGIYVYDDVEVLDFAGPYEVFTTAARVHARSHSGAPLFTVVTVGRTLAPVRARAGLKVEADFAIDRHPPLDLLVVPGGVVTAELCKPDVIQWLGRQIHPSRLVASVCTGAFMLAQTGKLDGLSVTTHWEDLDELREMFPKLQVLGGRRWVDQGALLTSAGISAGIDMSLHLVERLHSRALAERTARQLEFDWVGNQSGIDSV; encoded by the coding sequence ATGACCTTGAATATCGGAATCTACGTCTACGACGACGTTGAAGTGCTCGACTTCGCCGGGCCCTATGAGGTGTTTACCACCGCAGCCCGGGTGCATGCGCGTAGCCATAGTGGTGCGCCGCTGTTCACGGTGGTCACCGTGGGGCGCACCTTGGCGCCCGTACGGGCGAGGGCGGGGTTGAAGGTGGAGGCGGATTTCGCCATCGATCGGCATCCCCCCCTGGACCTGCTGGTGGTGCCGGGGGGCGTGGTGACTGCAGAACTTTGCAAGCCGGACGTGATCCAGTGGCTCGGCCGGCAGATCCACCCCTCAAGGTTGGTGGCCTCGGTGTGCACCGGTGCCTTTATGCTGGCACAGACAGGAAAACTGGATGGCCTGAGCGTGACCACCCACTGGGAAGACCTCGATGAGTTGCGTGAGATGTTTCCCAAACTGCAGGTGCTCGGTGGTCGCCGCTGGGTGGACCAAGGCGCACTGCTGACCAGCGCCGGGATCAGCGCCGGCATCGACATGAGCCTGCACTTGGTGGAGCGGTTGCACAGCCGCGCCTTGGCCGAGCGCACGGCCCGGCAGTTGGAGTTTGATTGGGTAGGGAATCAGTCAGGCATCGATAGTGTGTAA
- the ftrA gene encoding transcriptional regulator FtrA, protein MKNHQVVALLYDQLCTFEFGCAAEVFALKRPELGVHWYEFASVAVDEGPITALGGITLLPTPGSATLETADTIIIPGWRDIEAPVPQKLIEQLQAAHARGARLCSICAGAFVLAAAGLLDGLQATTHWRHTERLAARYPRITVQANALYVDQGQIITAAGSASGLDMMLHLVRRDHGALVANRVAQRLVIPPHRDGGQAQYAHRQLVSASEGPVSALMDWVRSHLHLALTLDAMAQRAAMSTRTLHRCFIDGTGMTPYEWLLGERVAYARELLEQAQLPLSHVVEAAGFGSHESFRRHFRQRVGLSPNAYRKQFVRA, encoded by the coding sequence ATGAAAAATCATCAGGTGGTGGCACTGCTCTACGATCAACTGTGCACCTTCGAATTCGGATGCGCGGCGGAGGTGTTCGCCCTCAAGCGGCCAGAACTGGGGGTGCACTGGTATGAGTTCGCCAGCGTGGCGGTGGACGAAGGGCCGATCACGGCCCTGGGTGGCATCACCCTGCTGCCCACCCCTGGCAGCGCAACCCTTGAAACCGCTGACACGATCATCATCCCTGGCTGGCGTGACATCGAGGCGCCGGTGCCGCAAAAACTGATCGAGCAATTGCAAGCCGCCCATGCTCGCGGGGCGCGCCTGTGCTCGATTTGCGCTGGGGCCTTCGTGCTGGCGGCGGCCGGATTACTCGACGGGTTGCAGGCCACCACCCACTGGCGCCATACCGAGCGCCTGGCCGCGCGCTACCCTCGCATCACGGTGCAAGCCAACGCCTTGTACGTGGATCAGGGCCAGATCATCACCGCCGCCGGCTCCGCATCGGGCCTGGACATGATGCTGCACCTGGTGCGCCGCGACCACGGTGCCCTGGTCGCCAATCGGGTGGCGCAGCGCCTGGTGATCCCCCCGCACCGGGACGGCGGCCAGGCACAGTACGCCCATCGCCAGTTGGTCAGCGCAAGCGAGGGGCCTGTCTCAGCCTTGATGGACTGGGTACGCAGCCACCTGCACCTGGCCCTGACCCTCGACGCCATGGCGCAACGCGCGGCCATGAGCACGCGCACTTTGCATCGCTGTTTCATCGACGGCACGGGTATGACACCCTATGAATGGTTGCTGGGGGAACGCGTGGCCTATGCCCGGGAGTTGCTGGAACAAGCGCAGCTGCCGCTCAGCCACGTGGTCGAGGCAGCCGGTTTTGGTTCGCACGAGTCTTTCAGGCGGCACTTCCGCCAGCGGGTCGGCTTGAGTCCAAACGCTTACCGCAAACAGTTTGTCAGGGCCTGA
- a CDS encoding glutathione S-transferase family protein, protein MLQIFGRASSINVRKVLWACAELHIPFERQDWGNGFKATDTPEFLALNPNAMVPVIKDGDFILWESNAIIRYLANCFGGEHLYSREPRTRARIDQWTDWQASDLNRAWSYPFMSLVRHSPLHQDAEALAAGGKEWTKYMTILDSQLAKTGAYVAGADFSLADIPIGLSVNRWFETPLEHAQLPAVRAYYERLSQRAGFTTHGRNGLP, encoded by the coding sequence ATGCTGCAGATTTTCGGGAGAGCGTCATCGATCAACGTGCGTAAGGTACTGTGGGCCTGCGCGGAGTTGCACATCCCTTTTGAGCGCCAGGATTGGGGCAATGGCTTCAAGGCCACCGACACGCCGGAATTTCTCGCATTGAACCCCAATGCGATGGTGCCGGTGATCAAAGACGGTGATTTCATATTGTGGGAATCGAACGCCATCATTCGCTACCTGGCCAACTGCTTTGGCGGCGAACACCTGTACAGCCGCGAGCCCCGTACCCGGGCACGCATCGATCAGTGGACCGACTGGCAGGCCTCGGACTTGAACCGTGCCTGGAGTTACCCGTTCATGTCCCTGGTACGCCATTCCCCCCTGCACCAGGACGCCGAGGCACTGGCCGCTGGCGGCAAGGAGTGGACGAAGTACATGACCATCCTCGACAGCCAGTTGGCCAAGACCGGTGCCTATGTGGCCGGTGCCGACTTTAGCCTGGCCGACATACCCATCGGGCTGTCGGTGAACCGCTGGTTCGAGACACCGCTGGAGCATGCCCAATTGCCGGCGGTGCGGGCGTATTACGAGCGGTTGAGCCAGCGGGCGGGGTTTACCACCCATGGGCGCAACGGGTTGCCTTGA
- a CDS encoding LysR substrate-binding domain-containing protein: MRLRHIEVIQALLQTGSLGAAADLLQLAPATLGEILQDAEQQSGLLLFAKVRGRLQPTREALELEAAFNQLQLPLEQIARLAGNLRLHREPTLRVVCTPTLAQHLLPQSIAALRKRYQETPCTLFHQHTSEIVRSLLLGECELGLSLHDPRHPKLACTALADGKLQLLAPKGWLAPKHKYIGLHELAGQTMVGLEGQDPLSRLLEKKLEALHPAPHIQTRVQTYQMMRSMVEAGEGLAIVDPFTAIGARLAGLDVCPISPAVPVTLYALTALGSEPSPALKALLEIVTQKAQSLLAG, translated from the coding sequence ATGCGACTACGCCACATCGAAGTGATCCAGGCCCTGTTGCAAACCGGCAGCCTGGGCGCGGCCGCCGACCTGTTGCAATTGGCACCGGCTACCCTGGGGGAAATCCTGCAAGACGCCGAGCAACAATCCGGCCTGTTGCTGTTCGCCAAGGTGCGCGGGCGCCTGCAGCCGACCCGCGAAGCGCTGGAGCTCGAGGCCGCCTTCAATCAGTTGCAACTGCCACTGGAGCAGATCGCGCGGCTGGCGGGTAACCTGCGCCTGCATCGCGAACCCACCTTGCGAGTGGTCTGCACCCCTACCCTGGCCCAGCACCTGCTGCCGCAAAGCATCGCGGCCTTGCGCAAGCGCTACCAGGAAACGCCCTGCACCCTGTTCCATCAGCACACCAGCGAAATCGTGCGCAGCCTGTTGTTGGGTGAGTGCGAGTTGGGCCTGAGCCTGCATGACCCCCGACACCCCAAACTTGCCTGCACGGCCCTGGCCGACGGCAAGTTGCAACTGCTGGCCCCCAAGGGCTGGTTGGCGCCCAAGCACAAGTACATCGGCCTGCACGAGTTGGCCGGGCAAACCATGGTCGGGCTGGAAGGCCAGGACCCGCTGAGCCGCCTGCTGGAAAAGAAACTTGAAGCCCTGCACCCTGCCCCACATATCCAGACGCGGGTGCAAACCTATCAGATGATGCGCAGCATGGTCGAAGCCGGCGAAGGCCTGGCCATCGTCGACCCCTTCACCGCCATCGGGGCGCGGCTTGCGGGGCTGGACGTGTGCCCGATTTCACCCGCCGTGCCCGTGACGCTGTACGCATTGACCGCACTGGGCAGCGAACCGTCTCCCGCGCTGAAGGCGCTGCTGGAGATCGTCACCCAAAAGGCCCAGAGCCTGTTGGCCGGTTAG
- a CDS encoding GNAT family N-acetyltransferase yields MSTVNPALAVRVADEGFEAYVLGCEFGFRVEAYGQPQIGKKVAQWALAPVSPYRKCYGIDPEEFRSYRNAPDSAVFMAYLGERAVGHVVVSTNWNGLAHVDELAVDASARRSGVARALLDVVRFWAQKKSLPGIMLETQNNNLAACRLYERYGFELGGIDHLRYRGIDPETAEVAVFWYLFF; encoded by the coding sequence ATGAGTACGGTCAACCCCGCCCTGGCGGTCCGCGTGGCGGACGAGGGTTTTGAAGCCTACGTGCTGGGCTGTGAGTTCGGCTTTCGGGTCGAGGCTTATGGCCAGCCGCAAATCGGCAAGAAGGTCGCGCAGTGGGCGCTTGCCCCAGTGTCGCCATACCGCAAGTGCTACGGGATCGACCCCGAAGAGTTTCGCAGTTACCGCAATGCACCAGACAGCGCGGTGTTCATGGCGTACCTGGGCGAGCGAGCGGTGGGCCACGTGGTGGTCAGCACCAACTGGAACGGCCTGGCCCATGTTGACGAACTGGCGGTGGACGCCTCGGCGCGCCGCAGTGGGGTGGCGCGGGCGCTGCTCGACGTGGTGCGCTTCTGGGCGCAGAAAAAAAGCCTGCCAGGCATCATGCTCGAAACCCAGAACAACAACCTGGCGGCGTGCCGACTGTACGAACGCTACGGCTTCGAACTGGGGGGCATCGACCACCTGCGTTACCGTGGCATCGACCCGGAAACGGCCGAGGTGGCGGTGTTCTGGTACTTGTTTTTCTAA
- a CDS encoding arginine/lysine/ornithine decarboxylase yields the protein MYKDLKFPVLIVHRDIKADTVAGERVRGIARELEQEGFSILPAVDNAEARLVAATHHGLACMLIAAEGAGENTHLLQNMVVLIRLARVRAPQLPIFALGEQVTLENAPADAMSELNHLRGILYLFEDTVPFLARQVARAARNYLDGLLPPFFKALVQHTAQSNYSWHTPGHGGGVAYRKSPVGQAFHQFFGENTLRSDLSVSVPELGSLLDHTGPLADAEARAARNFGADHTFFVINGTSTANKIVWHAMVARGDLVLVDRNCHKSVLHAIIMTGAIPLYLYPERNELGIIGPIPLSEFSRESIQAKIDASPLTQGRPPKVKLAVVTNSTYDGLCYNAELIKRTLGDSVQVLHFDEAWYAYAAFHEFFAGRYGMGTSRSETSPLVFTTHSTHKLLAAFSQASMIHVQDGGQRQLDRDRFNEAFMMHISTSPQYSIIASLDVASAMMEGPAGRSLLQEMFDEALSFRRALAKLRQNIAADDWWFSIWQPPQVEGIERVATEDWLLSPNADWHGFGDLADDYVLLDPIKVTLVMPGLTAGGALSEKGIPAAVVSKFLWERGLVVEKTGLYSFLVLFSMGITKGKWSTLLTELLEFKRSYDANVELLDCLPCVARLDLTRYRGMGLRDLCDQLHGCYRSNATAKHLKRMYTVLPQVVMSPADAYDKLVRGEVEAVPIDELPGRIAAVMLVPYPPGIPLIMPGEQFSEATRSIIDYLAFARAFDTGFPGFVADVHGLQHECGPYTVDCITL from the coding sequence ATGTACAAAGACCTGAAGTTCCCGGTACTGATCGTTCACCGTGACATCAAGGCCGACACCGTGGCAGGCGAGCGCGTGCGCGGTATTGCCCGCGAGCTTGAGCAGGAAGGCTTCAGCATCCTGCCGGCGGTGGACAACGCCGAGGCGCGGCTAGTGGCGGCCACCCATCACGGCTTGGCGTGCATGCTGATTGCCGCCGAAGGGGCCGGCGAGAATACCCATCTACTGCAAAACATGGTGGTGCTGATCCGCCTGGCGCGGGTGCGCGCGCCGCAGCTGCCGATCTTTGCGCTGGGCGAGCAGGTGACCCTGGAAAACGCCCCGGCCGATGCCATGAGCGAACTCAACCACCTGCGCGGCATCCTCTACCTGTTCGAAGACACCGTGCCGTTCCTCGCCCGGCAGGTAGCGCGGGCGGCGCGCAATTACCTGGACGGCCTGCTGCCGCCGTTTTTCAAGGCGCTGGTGCAACACACCGCGCAGTCCAATTATTCCTGGCACACGCCGGGGCATGGCGGGGGCGTGGCCTACCGCAAAAGCCCGGTGGGCCAGGCGTTTCATCAGTTCTTTGGGGAAAACACCCTGCGCTCCGACCTGTCGGTGTCGGTACCGGAACTGGGCTCATTGCTCGACCACACCGGCCCCCTGGCAGACGCCGAGGCGCGGGCGGCGCGCAACTTCGGTGCCGATCACACGTTCTTTGTCATCAATGGCACCTCCACGGCCAACAAGATCGTCTGGCACGCCATGGTCGCCCGGGGTGACCTGGTGCTGGTGGACCGCAACTGCCACAAGTCGGTGCTCCACGCGATCATCATGACCGGCGCCATCCCGTTGTACCTGTACCCCGAGCGCAATGAACTGGGGATCATCGGCCCGATCCCCCTGAGTGAATTCAGCCGTGAGTCGATCCAGGCCAAGATCGATGCCAGCCCGTTGACCCAGGGCCGCCCACCGAAGGTCAAACTGGCGGTGGTTACCAACTCTACCTACGACGGCTTGTGCTACAACGCCGAGCTGATCAAGCGCACCTTGGGCGACAGCGTCCAGGTGCTGCATTTCGACGAGGCCTGGTACGCCTATGCCGCCTTTCACGAGTTCTTCGCCGGGCGCTACGGCATGGGCACTTCACGCAGCGAAACCAGCCCGCTGGTGTTCACCACCCACTCGACCCACAAGCTGTTGGCCGCCTTCAGCCAGGCGTCGATGATCCATGTGCAGGACGGCGGGCAGCGGCAACTGGACCGCGATCGTTTCAACGAAGCGTTCATGATGCACATCTCCACCTCGCCGCAATACAGCATTATCGCCTCGCTGGACGTGGCCTCGGCGATGATGGAGGGCCCGGCCGGGCGCTCGCTGTTGCAAGAGATGTTCGACGAGGCGCTGAGCTTTCGCCGCGCCCTGGCCAAGCTGCGCCAGAACATCGCCGCCGATGACTGGTGGTTCAGTATCTGGCAGCCGCCGCAGGTGGAGGGTATCGAGCGCGTGGCCACCGAGGACTGGTTGCTTTCGCCCAATGCCGATTGGCACGGCTTTGGCGACCTGGCCGATGACTACGTGTTGCTCGACCCGATCAAGGTCACTTTGGTGATGCCGGGGCTGACCGCCGGCGGCGCCTTGAGCGAGAAGGGCATCCCTGCGGCGGTGGTCAGCAAGTTCCTCTGGGAGCGCGGGCTGGTGGTGGAAAAGACCGGGCTGTATTCCTTCCTGGTGTTGTTTTCCATGGGCATCACCAAAGGCAAGTGGAGCACCCTTTTGACCGAGTTGCTGGAGTTCAAGCGCAGTTACGACGCCAACGTCGAGTTGCTCGATTGCCTGCCCTGCGTGGCCCGCCTGGACCTGACCCGCTACCGCGGCATGGGCCTGCGCGATCTGTGCGACCAGTTGCATGGCTGCTATCGCAGCAATGCCACGGCCAAGCACCTCAAGCGCATGTACACGGTGTTGCCGCAGGTGGTCATGTCGCCCGCCGATGCCTACGACAAGCTGGTGCGCGGCGAAGTCGAGGCAGTGCCGATCGACGAACTGCCCGGGCGCATCGCTGCCGTCATGCTGGTGCCGTACCCGCCGGGCATCCCCTTGATCATGCCCGGTGAGCAGTTCAGCGAGGCCACGCGCTCGATCATCGATTACCTGGCGTTCGCCCGCGCCTTCGACACGGGCTTCCCAGGCTTCGTCGCCGACGTCCATGGCCTGCAACATGAATGTGGCCCCTACACGGTCGATTGCATCACACTATGA